A single Cannabis sativa cultivar Pink pepper isolate KNU-18-1 chromosome 7, ASM2916894v1, whole genome shotgun sequence DNA region contains:
- the LOC115697761 gene encoding aldehyde oxidase GLOX — MAATTFQYWLSFLFFTYFFNLARAQLPGTWEVIVENAGIASMHTAVTRFNTVVLLDRTNIGPTRKMLRKGHCRNDPNDVVLKQDCYAHSVLLDLNTNKIRPLMIQTDTWCSSGQFLPDGTLLQTGGDLDGLRKIRKFEPCEANGSCDWVELDDVALVEGRWYSTNQILPDGSVIMVGGRAANTVEYYPPRENGAVSLPFLAEVEDSQMDNLYPYVHLLPNGYLFIFANDKAVSYDHVANKIVRQYPPLDGGPRNYPSAGSSVMLALEGDYSTAVIVVCGGAKFGAFIEKATDTPAHGSCGRIMAMGPDPVWEMEDMPFGRIMGDMVMLPSGEVLIINGAQAGTQGFEMGSNPCLYPLLYRPDQPIGLRFMTLTPGTVPRMYHSTANLLPDGRVLIAGSNPHYFYKLEAEYPTELRIEAFSPEYLSPDRANIRPVIEGIPETVRYGEAFDVLVSATLGFVGIVEVNLGSAPFATHSFSQGQRLVKLAVNPAVPVEDGRYKIICTAPPNSMVAPPGYYMAFAVNQGVPSVARWVHLVS; from the coding sequence ATGGCAGCTACTACTTTCCAATATTGGCTCTCCTTTCTCTTCTTCACTTACTTTTTCAATCTCGCACGTGCACAACTCCCCGGCACGTGGGAGGTAATAGTGGAGAATGCTGGCATAGCTTCCATGCACACCGCCGTGACCCGGTTCAACACCGTTGTCCTCCTCGACCGGACTAATATTGGACCGACTCGGAAAATGCTGAGAAAGGGTCATTGTCGTAACGATCCAAACGATGTCGTTTTGAAACAGGATTGTTACGCTCACTCCGTACTTCTCGACCTTAACACCAACAAAATCCGACCTCTGATGATCCAAACAGACACGTGGTGCTCCTCAGGTCAGTTCCTTCCTGACGGAACACTTCTTCAGACCGGCGGTGACCTCGACGGTCTCCGGAAGATACGAAAGTTCGAACCGTGCGAGGCGAATGGGTCTTGCGATTGGGTCGAGTTAGACGACGTCGCATTGGTCGAGGGGAGGTGGTACTCCACGAATCAGATTCTCCCCGACGGGTCCGTCATAATGGTCGGAGGTAGAGCTGCTAATACCGTCGAGTATTACCCGCCGAGAGAAAACGGCGCCGTTTCGCTCCCGTTTTTGGCGGAGGTTGAAGATAGCCAAATGGACAATCTATACCCTTATGTTCATCTTCTCCCAAATGGGTATCTCTTCATTTTCGCTAACGATAAAGCGGTGTCGTATGACCACGTGGCAAACAAAATCGTAAGGCAATATCCACCGTTGGATGGTGGACCCAGGAACTATCCTTCAGCTGGATCGTCCGTCATGCTTGCACTCGAAGGAGATTATTCAACGGCTGTGATCGTAGTGTGTGGAGGAGCCAAATTCGGTGCATTTATCGAGAAAGCCACGGACACACCGGCCCACGGGAGTTGTGGGCGGATCATGGCAATGGGCCCCGATCCGGTTTGGGAGATGGAAGACATGCCGTTCGGGCGGATTATGGGAGATATGGTTATGCTTCCGAGCGGTGAGGTTTTGATTATCAATGGAGCTCAAGCTGGAACTCAAGGATTCGAAATGGGTTCGAACCCGTGTTTATACCCTCTTCTTTACCGACCCGATCAACCAATCGGGTTACGTTTCATGACCTTGACTCCGGGCACGGTACCGAGAATGTACCACTCCACCGCCAATTTGTTACCCGATGGGCGGGTCCTTATTGCTGGGAGTAACCCACACTATTTTTACAAGTTGGAAGCTGAGTATCCGACCGAGTTGAGGATCGAAGCTTTTTCGCCCGAGTACTTAAGCCCGGACCGGGCCAATATCCGACCCGTAATCGAGGGGATTCCGGAGACGGTGCGTTACGGCGAAGCATTTGATGTGCTGGTTTCAGCAACTTTGGGTTTTGTTGGGATTGTTGAAGTCAATCTTGGGAGCGCGCCGTTTGCTACTCACTCATTTTCTCAAGGTCAACGTTTAGTCAAACTTGCCGTCAACCCAGCCGTTCCCGTCGAAGACGGCCGGTATAAAATCATCTGTACGGCTCCGCCTAATAGTATGGTTGCGCCGCCGGGTTATTATATGGCTTTTGCGGTCAATCAGGGCGTGCCAAGTGTTGCTCGTTGGGTACATTTAGTGTCTTAA